CGCAACGTCAGGCCAAGCGCAAGGGCCAGCAGCACGACTCCGATGATGTTATTGCTCCCGAATGGATCAGCGATCGTTCGAGGAATGTAGGCCATCAGGTCTTCGAGGGGATGCGCCGATGCCGTCAAGGCCGGCTTCAACGTCGTACCTGGTACGACTTGGAGTAGTTCCTCGACATGACCTTGCCAGGATTTGCCGGGCTGCCAGAGATTCATGATGACCAGGCCGATCACCATGGCCACCGAGACGTTGACGAGGCAAATCATGAGGAGCTTCGCCCCCTGGCGCAGCGGTAAACTGGCACGGATCAGCGAATCCATGATCGCAAAGAAGATGAGTGGAACCGCAAGGGTTTTCAGCAACCAGACCACCCACAGTCCGAGTTTGCCCAGCTGTTCGTTGCGCAGACCGTTCAGGTAGGGTTCTTGTCCAAAGACCACGCCCAACGTGGCTCCGCACAGGACGGCGAGGAGGACTTGAGCATAGAGAGGAAATGGACTCGTGTGTGACATCGCGAACCTCAGGTCGTGGCAGCATACATGGATGTCCGCTCAAAATCATGTTTCTACGCAGAGGGCTCATGAGTCCTTCGCCGGAACGGCGGCGTTGGGAACGAGTGCCCTGCCTGGCTCTCGCCTAGGAGAAAAAGGTTAGGTCGGAATGTCTCGGTTGCCGTCGTAGGACGTGCGAGACTGGAAGGAGAATTTCACGACATCACCGTCACGAATCGGCGAGTCTTCCGAGCCGATCTTCTTATTGATGGTGATGAGCGCTTCTCGGTTCTGAATGAACGAACGCAGTCCGCCGAGTTGAGCCGGATGAGCCTCGATGAGTTGCTTCACGGTGGTCGTCCCTGAAACGGGAATTTCGAGCTCACTCTCATCAACAGCGGCTCGCAAGGTCTGACCGAAGATCTGTATGGATACCATCAGTGAGTCACCGGGCGAATCAGCCACATACGCTCAACCTGGAAGCGCGGCTACTATACACGATTCTGGAGAGTGACTCAGCTCTTCTCATGTTCACCGGCCCGATAGGCCTCCTGAAGCAGTTGCGCGACATGCTTCACCTGGACGGAATCGTCCACCCCATTCTTGAGCTGAATCATGCAGGCCGGACAGCTGGTGGCGACGACATTCGCGCCGGTCTTTGTGATCGCACGTGTTTTCCGCTCAAAGATCTTCTGCGAGGTGTTATAGTCCTTGACGAGATAGGTCC
This is a stretch of genomic DNA from Nitrospira sp.. It encodes these proteins:
- a CDS encoding MoaD/ThiS family protein, producing MADSPGDSLMVSIQIFGQTLRAAVDESELEIPVSGTTTVKQLIEAHPAQLGGLRSFIQNREALITINKKIGSEDSPIRDGDVVKFSFQSRTSYDGNRDIPT